One region of Chryseobacterium muglaense genomic DNA includes:
- a CDS encoding PD-(D/E)XK nuclease family protein, with product MKFLNKIIDELLIQNTDLSQFNIVLPGKRPIVFIRQILEENNYSGFFPNFYTIEELIVNIVDQQTIQGISLWLFAFDVYKSLNLIPNDDFSDFLKWFPTLQKDWDDILKFSDSDEAVLQYMFDEERIKEWAQDLGDDDDVPRKKFLNFWRNMNIFLPVLKEKLKEKNWATPGMIHESAKAKIGEFATNDTENFVFCGFNAFTPVEEKLVRSLLQLNKAQCFFQADKYYFDDERQEAGKFLRNHKMWKEFDDNRAFHWIEDDFNQPKNIKVYEVSGNVTQTKILPELFKSIDNKTFTNTAVVLLDENLLPASLDVMHEVENLNITMGFPLKNLSFSNAVKQLFYLQKQLEKSKSSYYYRDVYPILEELPKSDDDEKIINDFKSKIEERNIVYISQKLLTELLGSLSYFHLLQKANSVYQFLDDLIAFCRKIKWLKLDDIQYENVSHFENAFRIIKNQITPYGFRIKMETLEILINQHINSESIDFQGEPLKGLQVMGLLETRLLNFENVILLSVNEGKLPLGNSQNTYIPFDIRRYFDLHTFLENDGIYAYHFYRLIQDAQNVHLLFNALSSGVNTGEKSRFVTQIEMESSHHIEYVIVENSSEPILSQPIEVFKTEIVQQQLLKWKEKVSASHLTSYLYNPIDFYLSKILNTSEADEIEEELSIRNYGNLVHYTLQEVYEVLKGKVLKLNDLQNSIKRIDEFINIAIEKLKHQPEFYNKGMNYIHKAIAKKVIENILNYDLELIKAGNSLEIIDIERRFEGIDFYLNEEKSDKVSFFGFIDRIDKLNGTIRIIDYKTAKTKNLTVKIDELNKSDYFQNSDRKQAMQLCLYQYVIQSLPEFWGFPVETGIWSFADAKKGVVSLEFALGSIDEAMVSIQNLIYEILNPEISFLENVKNYNF from the coding sequence TTGAAATTTCTAAATAAAATAATCGACGAATTACTCATTCAAAATACTGATTTATCGCAATTTAATATTGTCCTTCCCGGTAAAAGGCCCATTGTTTTTATACGTCAGATTTTAGAAGAAAACAATTATTCAGGATTTTTTCCTAATTTTTATACAATCGAAGAGTTGATTGTAAATATTGTCGATCAACAGACTATTCAGGGGATTTCTCTTTGGCTTTTTGCATTTGATGTCTATAAAAGCTTGAATCTTATTCCTAATGATGATTTTTCTGACTTTTTGAAATGGTTTCCTACTTTGCAGAAAGATTGGGACGATATTTTAAAATTTTCAGATTCTGATGAAGCCGTTTTGCAATATATGTTTGATGAAGAACGTATTAAAGAATGGGCGCAAGATTTGGGTGACGATGACGATGTTCCGCGAAAAAAATTCCTGAATTTCTGGCGTAATATGAATATTTTTCTTCCTGTTTTAAAGGAAAAGTTAAAAGAAAAAAACTGGGCAACTCCGGGAATGATTCACGAGTCTGCAAAAGCAAAAATAGGGGAGTTTGCAACAAATGATACCGAAAACTTTGTTTTCTGTGGCTTTAACGCTTTTACTCCGGTAGAAGAAAAATTGGTCAGAAGTCTTTTGCAATTGAATAAGGCACAGTGTTTTTTTCAGGCAGACAAATATTATTTTGATGATGAAAGACAGGAAGCTGGAAAATTTCTCAGAAATCATAAAATGTGGAAAGAATTTGATGATAATAGAGCTTTCCATTGGATTGAAGATGATTTTAACCAACCTAAAAATATAAAAGTCTACGAAGTTTCAGGTAATGTAACGCAAACCAAGATTTTACCGGAATTGTTTAAAAGCATTGATAATAAAACATTTACGAATACAGCTGTTGTTTTACTTGATGAAAATCTTCTTCCTGCAAGTCTGGATGTAATGCATGAAGTTGAAAACCTTAATATAACCATGGGTTTTCCGCTGAAAAATCTTTCTTTTTCAAATGCCGTAAAGCAGCTTTTTTATCTCCAAAAACAGCTTGAAAAGAGCAAATCTTCATATTATTATCGTGATGTTTATCCAATTCTTGAAGAGCTTCCGAAATCTGATGATGACGAAAAGATTATTAACGATTTTAAATCTAAAATAGAAGAAAGAAATATCGTTTATATTTCGCAGAAGCTTTTGACTGAACTTTTGGGCAGTCTTTCTTATTTTCACTTGCTTCAGAAAGCAAATTCGGTTTATCAATTTTTGGATGATTTAATAGCATTTTGCAGAAAGATTAAATGGCTAAAATTGGATGATATTCAGTATGAAAACGTTTCTCATTTTGAAAATGCCTTCAGAATCATTAAAAACCAGATTACACCTTATGGTTTTAGAATTAAGATGGAAACACTTGAGATTCTGATTAATCAGCATATTAACTCAGAAAGTATAGATTTTCAGGGTGAGCCATTAAAAGGACTTCAGGTAATGGGACTTTTGGAAACCCGTCTTTTAAACTTTGAAAATGTAATTCTTCTTTCAGTTAACGAAGGTAAATTACCACTTGGAAACTCACAAAACACCTATATTCCTTTCGATATCAGAAGGTATTTTGATTTGCATACTTTCCTTGAAAACGACGGTATTTATGCGTATCACTTTTACCGTTTAATTCAGGATGCGCAGAATGTACATTTACTTTTCAATGCTTTAAGTTCTGGTGTAAATACGGGAGAAAAGAGTAGATTTGTCACTCAGATTGAGATGGAAAGTTCTCATCACATCGAATATGTTATTGTCGAGAATTCTTCAGAACCAATTTTAAGTCAGCCCATAGAAGTTTTTAAAACTGAAATTGTTCAGCAGCAACTTTTAAAATGGAAAGAAAAAGTTTCAGCTTCCCATTTGACGAGTTATCTCTATAATCCAATTGATTTTTATCTTTCAAAAATTTTGAACACTTCCGAAGCTGATGAAATTGAAGAAGAATTGTCGATTAGAAATTACGGAAATTTAGTTCATTACACGCTTCAAGAAGTTTATGAAGTATTAAAAGGTAAAGTTTTAAAATTAAATGATTTACAGAATTCAATTAAACGAATAGATGAATTTATTAATATTGCGATTGAAAAGCTGAAACATCAGCCTGAATTTTACAATAAAGGGATGAATTACATCCACAAAGCCATTGCCAAAAAGGTGATTGAAAACATCCTGAATTATGATTTGGAATTGATAAAAGCGGGTAATTCTTTAGAAATAATTGATATCGAAAGAAGGTTTGAAGGCATTGATTTTTATTTGAATGAAGAAAAATCGGACAAGGTTTCTTTTTTTGGTTTCATTGACCGTATAGATAAACTAAACGGAACAATTAGAATTATCGATTATAAAACCGCAAAAACCAAGAATCTTACCGTAAAAATAGATGAATTAAATAAGTCTGATTACTTTCAAAATAGCGATAGAAAACAGGCGATGCAGCTTTGTTTGTATCAATATGTAATTCAAAGTTTACCTGAATTCTGGGGATTTCCCGTAGAAACCGGAATTTGGAGCTTTGCTGATGCTAAAAAAGGAGTAGTATCTCTGGAATTTGCTTTAGGAAGTATTGATGAAGCTATGGTTTCTATTCAAAATTTAATCTATGAAATTCTGAATCCTGAAATCAGCTTTTTAGAAAATGTAAAGAACTATAATTTTTAG
- a CDS encoding DUF922 domain-containing protein → MKFFLVVFVLIFNIVSAQNIYWSENQKLVWDNFKSKTNNLGGATVVAYTHCGWEYSATTSSDPKVPVKITIQTVFNENKSWKDVKRINNYVLVHEQKHFDIAEIHARKLRKEVSEKIKTIADYNKFFKTIYAKISSEYKNYQADYDRVTEHGMNKEKQAE, encoded by the coding sequence ATGAAGTTTTTTTTAGTAGTTTTTGTATTGATTTTCAATATTGTATCGGCTCAAAATATTTATTGGAGCGAAAATCAAAAACTGGTTTGGGATAATTTTAAAAGTAAAACCAATAATTTGGGAGGTGCAACAGTGGTAGCGTATACCCACTGTGGATGGGAATATTCGGCAACTACATCAAGTGATCCTAAAGTTCCTGTGAAAATCACGATTCAAACGGTTTTTAACGAAAATAAATCATGGAAAGACGTTAAAAGAATCAATAATTATGTATTGGTTCATGAACAGAAACATTTTGACATTGCCGAAATTCACGCCAGAAAACTTAGAAAAGAAGTTTCAGAAAAAATAAAAACAATAGCCGATTACAATAAGTTTTTCAAAACAATTTACGCTAAAATCTCTTCAGAATACAAAAATTATCAAGCTGATTATGACCGTGTAACCGAACATGGAATGAATAAAGAAAAGCAGGCAGAATAA
- the rsmG gene encoding 16S rRNA (guanine(527)-N(7))-methyltransferase RsmG translates to MSIAIIQKYFPDLTEKQIEQFTKLESLYGEWNEKINVISRKDMESLYEKHILHSLGIAKIMEFAPGTKVLDVGTGGGFPGVPLAILFPETQFTLIDSIGKKITVVNAVAEGVGLSNLTAIHGRAEKVKEKFHFVVSRAVTQMPEFLRWLKGKFEKEQINGKHNGVLYLKGGELAEELAGLKCEIFSLKNYFEEEFFDTKKVVYLSKGNFNS, encoded by the coding sequence ATGTCGATAGCAATCATTCAAAAATACTTTCCGGATCTTACAGAAAAACAAATTGAGCAATTTACAAAGCTTGAAAGCCTGTATGGAGAATGGAATGAAAAAATAAACGTCATTTCCCGAAAAGATATGGAATCTCTTTATGAGAAGCATATTCTGCATTCTTTAGGTATCGCCAAAATTATGGAATTTGCTCCCGGAACCAAGGTTTTAGACGTTGGAACAGGTGGCGGTTTTCCAGGAGTTCCTTTGGCCATTTTGTTTCCGGAAACTCAGTTTACTTTAATTGATTCTATTGGGAAGAAAATTACAGTGGTAAATGCTGTTGCAGAAGGGGTAGGTTTATCAAATCTTACCGCTATTCACGGAAGAGCAGAAAAAGTAAAAGAAAAGTTCCATTTTGTGGTAAGTCGCGCTGTTACTCAAATGCCTGAATTTTTAAGATGGCTGAAAGGTAAGTTTGAAAAAGAACAGATTAATGGAAAGCACAACGGAGTTTTATATCTAAAAGGTGGAGAACTTGCCGAAGAACTTGCCGGTTTGAAATGTGAAATTTTCAGTCTTAAAAACTACTTTGAGGAAGAGTTTTTTGATACTAAAAAAGTCGTTTACCTTTCAAAAGGTAATTTTAATTCTTAA
- a CDS encoding pyridoxal phosphate-dependent aminotransferase, with protein MNKLSDRVNRLGYSQTFVMSNKAREMKASGIDVISLTLGEPDFDVPDNIKEAAFTAINENYSHYSPVPGFLELRQAISEKLKRDNQLDYKPTQICVSNGAKQAIINVLAAIINDGDEVILPTPFWVSYDEMVKMMGGNSVMLPTSYVTDFKITAEQLEEAINEKTKAILFSSPCNPSGGYYTYDELKSLAKVIAKYPHVTVISDEIYEYINYETKTTSIAQFPEVYEQTAVINGMSKAFAMTGWRIGYSACPEWLAKACEKIQGQMTSGANTVAQRASIVALKTDPSEYKYMIDAFKQRRNLVFDLMKEIPGFKVLLPKAAFYFFPDISHYIGKTLDGTEIKDADDFAMFILENAHVGCVGGVSFGSPECIRFSYAASEDDLREAMRRIKVLLEKFN; from the coding sequence ATGAATAAACTTTCAGACAGAGTAAACAGGTTGGGTTACTCGCAGACATTCGTCATGTCAAACAAAGCTAGAGAAATGAAAGCCAGCGGAATAGATGTAATTTCTTTAACATTGGGTGAACCAGATTTCGACGTTCCCGATAATATCAAAGAAGCTGCTTTTACAGCAATCAATGAAAATTACAGCCACTACTCTCCTGTTCCGGGATTTTTAGAACTTCGTCAGGCGATTTCTGAAAAATTAAAAAGAGACAATCAACTCGATTATAAACCGACACAAATCTGTGTTTCAAACGGTGCTAAACAAGCCATTATTAATGTTTTAGCAGCGATTATCAATGATGGAGATGAAGTAATCCTTCCGACCCCTTTCTGGGTAAGCTATGATGAGATGGTAAAAATGATGGGCGGAAATTCTGTGATGCTTCCTACTTCTTACGTTACCGATTTTAAAATCACGGCAGAGCAGCTTGAAGAAGCTATTAACGAAAAAACAAAGGCCATTCTTTTCAGTTCACCTTGTAATCCTTCAGGTGGATATTACACGTATGATGAACTGAAATCTTTAGCGAAAGTAATTGCTAAATACCCTCATGTAACGGTAATTTCTGACGAAATCTACGAATATATTAATTACGAAACTAAAACCACGTCTATCGCTCAATTTCCTGAAGTTTATGAGCAAACTGCTGTCATCAACGGAATGTCTAAAGCTTTTGCAATGACAGGTTGGAGAATCGGTTATTCTGCTTGTCCGGAATGGTTAGCAAAAGCTTGTGAAAAAATTCAGGGACAAATGACGAGCGGAGCAAATACTGTTGCTCAGAGAGCTTCAATTGTTGCTTTAAAGACTGATCCTTCAGAATATAAATACATGATTGATGCATTTAAGCAAAGAAGAAATCTGGTATTTGATTTAATGAAAGAAATTCCTGGATTTAAAGTGCTTTTACCGAAAGCTGCGTTCTATTTCTTCCCGGATATTTCTCATTATATCGGAAAAACATTAGACGGAACTGAAATAAAAGATGCAGACGATTTTGCGATGTTTATTTTAGAAAATGCTCATGTAGGCTGTGTTGGCGGAGTTTCATTCGGTAGCCCGGAATGTATTAGGTTTTCATATGCAGCTTCTGAAGATGATTTAAGAGAAGCCATGAGAAGAATAAAAGTATTATTGGAGAAATTTAATTAA
- a CDS encoding M16 family metallopeptidase → MNLFKKLTIVTSIAAASFCGYTQAQDFQWKEGKSNGYTYKYVTNDPTSARYYKLKNGLTVILSPTNKEPRIQTYIATKAGSKTDPASSTGLAHYLEHMLFKGTDKFGSKDWAKEKPLLDKVDALYEKYNQTKDEAKRKEIYKEIDKVSGEAANYAIANEYDKMMAGMGADGTNAFTSFEQTVYVEDIPANAVDKFLAVQSERFRAPVLRLFHTELEAVYEEKNRSLDDDTDKVYDKMFETLFPNNNYGKQTTIGTIEHLKNPSLKAIREYYNNYYVPNNMGVIMSGDFNPDEMIAKIDKAFSYMKSKAVPPYVVGQEKPIASPVIKEVVGPNPESVMMGFRFPGATTKDARLLTLVGNMLTNGQAGLIDLDLVKKQKLLAAYAFPYVLKDYSVLLLQGRPTEGQSLDEVKNLLLQEIEKLRKGEFSDDLIESIVNNEKKNIIQKDEKYSSRASILMDEFTSDIDHKASLEYVEEISKLTKKDIMDFASKYLQNNNYVAIYKKKGEDKSIVKVDKPTITPVSVNRDDQSPFLKKIDEMQETPIFPVWLNFEKDIAKSKVKSVDVLSVKNTDNDLFRLYYYFDSGKWNNKMLPLAAEYLEYLGTKNKSSEAISKEFYKLASSFRISAGNEETYVILEGLNDNFDKTSDLFEDLIKNCVADQKALDSYKARLKKARANAKQNKATIMSGLRSYAQYGSQNPFNNALTDAELDALKAEDLVNVLHDLFNYKHKILHYGPKSAHEVASSLTLIHKVPATLKEMPKSKTFTQVPTDKNKVLFANYDMVQAEVFWVRNADNYNPNLSPTISLFNNYFGGGMGSIVFQTIRESKALAYSTYAYFGQPNKKEDKNMIMAYVGTQADKLNESTTAMNELLTDLPKSEQLFETAKSGLRKTIAAERITQDGIIFSYLAAQKLGLDYDKRKNVYEQSPKLSFEDINTFHDKEMKGKNYTYCLVAAQDKVKDEDLMKLGELRKLSLTEIFGY, encoded by the coding sequence ATGAATTTATTTAAAAAATTAACGATTGTAACGAGCATTGCAGCAGCAAGTTTCTGTGGATATACTCAAGCTCAGGATTTCCAATGGAAAGAAGGAAAATCAAATGGCTACACCTATAAATATGTAACCAACGACCCTACTTCTGCAAGATATTACAAACTTAAAAACGGATTGACTGTTATTTTAAGTCCCACCAATAAAGAGCCAAGAATTCAGACTTATATCGCAACAAAAGCAGGCAGTAAAACCGATCCTGCAAGTAGCACCGGTCTTGCGCACTATCTGGAACACATGCTTTTTAAAGGAACAGATAAATTTGGGTCAAAAGATTGGGCAAAAGAAAAACCTCTTTTAGATAAAGTTGATGCTCTTTACGAGAAATACAACCAAACAAAAGATGAAGCCAAAAGAAAAGAAATTTATAAAGAAATAGATAAAGTTTCGGGAGAAGCTGCCAACTATGCCATTGCTAACGAATACGATAAAATGATGGCAGGAATGGGTGCAGACGGAACGAATGCATTCACTTCTTTCGAACAAACTGTTTATGTAGAAGATATTCCGGCGAATGCGGTAGATAAATTCTTAGCGGTACAGTCCGAGCGTTTCAGAGCACCTGTTTTGAGGCTTTTCCATACAGAGCTTGAGGCGGTTTATGAAGAGAAAAACAGAAGTTTGGATGATGATACCGACAAAGTTTATGACAAAATGTTTGAGACTTTGTTTCCGAATAACAACTATGGTAAACAGACCACCATCGGAACGATTGAGCATTTGAAAAACCCTTCTTTAAAAGCAATCAGAGAATATTACAATAATTATTATGTTCCTAATAATATGGGAGTCATTATGTCGGGAGATTTCAATCCGGATGAAATGATTGCTAAAATTGATAAGGCTTTTTCTTACATGAAATCTAAAGCAGTTCCTCCGTATGTTGTAGGACAGGAAAAACCAATTGCTTCACCTGTTATAAAAGAAGTTGTAGGTCCTAACCCTGAAAGTGTAATGATGGGATTCAGATTTCCGGGAGCGACGACCAAAGATGCAAGGCTTTTAACTTTAGTTGGAAATATGCTGACCAACGGACAAGCCGGACTGATTGATCTTGATCTTGTAAAAAAACAAAAACTTTTGGCAGCCTATGCTTTTCCGTATGTTTTAAAAGATTATTCGGTATTGCTTTTACAAGGCAGACCAACTGAAGGTCAGTCTTTGGATGAAGTGAAAAATCTTCTTCTTCAGGAAATTGAAAAGCTTAGAAAAGGTGAATTTTCGGATGATTTAATTGAGTCTATCGTTAATAATGAAAAGAAAAACATCATTCAGAAAGACGAAAAGTATTCTTCCAGAGCAAGCATCTTAATGGATGAATTTACTTCTGATATCGATCATAAAGCTTCATTGGAATATGTAGAAGAAATCTCAAAGCTTACGAAAAAAGATATCATGGATTTTGCATCTAAATATCTTCAGAACAATAATTATGTAGCAATTTACAAGAAAAAAGGCGAAGATAAAAGCATTGTAAAGGTTGATAAACCAACAATTACCCCTGTTTCTGTAAACAGAGATGACCAATCACCATTCCTGAAGAAAATTGATGAAATGCAGGAAACGCCAATTTTTCCGGTTTGGTTAAATTTCGAAAAAGATATTGCTAAAAGCAAGGTAAAAAGTGTTGACGTACTTTCTGTAAAAAATACAGACAATGATCTCTTCAGATTGTATTATTATTTCGACTCAGGAAAATGGAATAATAAAATGCTTCCTTTAGCTGCAGAATATTTAGAATATTTAGGTACAAAAAATAAGTCTTCAGAAGCGATTAGCAAAGAGTTTTACAAATTGGCTTCAAGCTTCAGGATAAGTGCAGGAAACGAAGAAACTTATGTAATATTAGAAGGTTTAAACGATAACTTTGATAAAACTTCAGATCTGTTTGAAGATTTAATTAAAAACTGTGTTGCAGACCAAAAAGCTTTAGATTCTTACAAAGCAAGATTGAAAAAAGCCAGAGCCAACGCAAAACAGAACAAAGCAACAATTATGAGCGGACTAAGAAGTTATGCTCAGTATGGTTCTCAAAATCCTTTCAATAATGCTTTAACTGATGCAGAATTAGACGCTTTAAAAGCTGAAGATTTAGTGAATGTACTTCATGATTTATTTAATTATAAACATAAAATTCTTCATTACGGACCCAAATCGGCACACGAAGTTGCATCTTCTTTGACACTGATTCATAAAGTTCCGGCAACACTGAAAGAAATGCCGAAATCTAAAACCTTCACTCAGGTCCCAACAGATAAAAATAAAGTTTTATTTGCCAACTATGATATGGTACAGGCTGAAGTTTTCTGGGTAAGAAATGCTGATAATTACAACCCAAACCTTAGCCCTACGATAAGTTTATTTAACAATTATTTTGGTGGCGGAATGGGTTCTATTGTTTTCCAGACGATTAGAGAGTCTAAAGCTTTGGCGTATTCTACTTATGCATATTTTGGTCAGCCAAATAAAAAAGAAGATAAAAATATGATTATGGCTTATGTAGGAACTCAGGCAGATAAACTGAATGAATCTACAACCGCAATGAATGAGCTTTTAACGGATCTTCCGAAATCTGAGCAGCTTTTTGAAACTGCAAAAAGCGGATTAAGAAAAACAATTGCCGCAGAAAGAATTACCCAAGACGGAATTATTTTCTCTTATTTAGCAGCTCAAAAATTGGGTCTCGATTATGACAAAAGGAAAAATGTTTATGAACAATCTCCGAAACTAAGTTTTGAAGACATCAATACCTTCCATGATAAGGAAATGAAAGGTAAAAACTACACTTACTGCCTTGTTGCGGCACAAGATAAAGTAAAAGATGAAGATTTGATGAAACTAGGTGAACTTAGAAAATTAAGTCTTACTGAAATATTCGGTTATTAA
- a CDS encoding GLPGLI family protein gives MKKNLVRKIWLSFFVILFFNNAYSQNKTFKYDFEYKPNSSKTSTIVEKTVLDIKDGSLSAFRTESEKKSDSLIAFTGYGSGDKINFEGQFYIIKNLSEKSILKSIKTLFREVFYIKITENFDWKILPDKNKIFNFDVQKAILNYGGRNWTAWFTTEIPIQDGPYVFHGLPGLIVKISDDKNDYSILLTEIQNANGEIYYRTKGTELTWEQFIKMAENHYSDPLARIKSTNIPFKKDDGHGGMVSVNMKQESDRMKTRIKENNNPIELNHRIEYK, from the coding sequence ATGAAAAAAAATCTAGTTCGTAAAATATGGTTGTCTTTTTTTGTTATTCTCTTTTTTAATAATGCTTACAGCCAAAATAAAACTTTTAAATATGATTTTGAATACAAGCCTAACTCTTCAAAAACTAGTACGATAGTAGAAAAGACTGTTTTAGATATTAAAGATGGAAGTTTATCCGCATTCAGAACAGAATCAGAAAAAAAATCAGACTCACTTATTGCTTTTACAGGCTATGGTTCTGGAGATAAGATAAACTTTGAAGGACAGTTTTATATTATAAAAAATCTATCTGAAAAGAGTATCTTAAAAAGTATCAAAACATTATTTAGGGAAGTGTTTTATATAAAAATCACCGAAAATTTTGATTGGAAAATTTTACCTGATAAAAATAAAATATTCAATTTTGATGTTCAAAAAGCAATTCTAAATTATGGTGGTAGAAATTGGACAGCTTGGTTTACAACAGAAATTCCAATTCAAGATGGTCCTTATGTTTTTCATGGCTTACCAGGCTTGATTGTTAAAATTTCTGATGACAAAAATGATTATTCTATTCTCTTAACTGAAATACAAAATGCAAATGGTGAGATTTATTATAGAACTAAAGGTACAGAATTAACTTGGGAACAATTTATAAAAATGGCTGAAAATCATTATTCTGATCCATTAGCTCGTATAAAATCTACAAATATTCCCTTTAAAAAAGATGATGGACATGGAGGTATGGTTTCTGTTAATATGAAACAAGAATCAGATAGGATGAAAACAAGAATAAAAGAAAATAATAATCCTATAGAGCTCAATCACAGAATTGAATATAAATAA
- a CDS encoding bacteriocin-like protein, producing the protein MKNLKKLSRKELKSLKAGNGISYDLSEDTGDSCADMCTPNGGGGGDDGCRQYGLTCGMFQCSTKALGFRCM; encoded by the coding sequence ATGAAGAATTTAAAAAAACTTTCGAGAAAAGAATTGAAATCTTTGAAAGCAGGAAATGGAATCTCTTATGATCTTAGTGAAGATACGGGTGATAGCTGTGCAGATATGTGCACTCCAAATGGTGGAGGCGGTGGTGATGACGGCTGCAGGCAATATGGTCTTACTTGTGGAATGTTTCAGTGTTCTACTAAAGCATTAGGATTCAGATGTATGTAA
- a CDS encoding helix-turn-helix domain-containing protein, translating into MNTGTKIKSLREEMHFSQAQLALELGVSQATLHNIESGHSKKVDFLLMNKICQFFEKDFNYFLDGDMINNVRTTQNQIAATNNFEKGYFEEFKNLVIKNKENEEIIEDLKNKLSLKNS; encoded by the coding sequence ATGAACACAGGTACTAAAATCAAAAGTTTAAGAGAAGAAATGCATTTTTCTCAAGCTCAATTAGCACTTGAGTTAGGAGTTTCACAAGCAACTTTACACAACATAGAAAGCGGGCATTCTAAAAAAGTAGATTTTTTACTAATGAATAAAATCTGTCAGTTTTTTGAAAAAGATTTTAATTATTTCTTGGATGGGGACATGATTAATAATGTAAGAACAACCCAAAATCAAATTGCTGCTACAAATAATTTTGAAAAAGGGTATTTTGAAGAATTCAAAAATCTTGTTATTAAAAATAAAGAAAATGAAGAAATCATTGAAGATTTAAAAAATAAACTTAGTCTGAAAAATAGCTAA
- a CDS encoding peroxiredoxin — translation MSLVGKKFPNVTIDAMSEMGDDLKINIFEETTKNQQKVILFWYPKDFTFVCPTELHAFQEALGEFEKRNTKVIGASCDTNEVHFAWLNVSKDNGGIEGVTYPLLADTHRQLANLLDIVDQDLDYNEEGEEVFTGSNVTYRATYLIDETGKVFHESVNDMPLGRNVKEYLRLIDAYTHVQKHGEVCPANWEEGKDAMKADRTSTAEYLAKN, via the coding sequence ATGTCTTTAGTAGGTAAAAAATTTCCAAACGTAACGATTGACGCAATGTCTGAAATGGGTGATGACCTTAAGATCAACATCTTTGAAGAAACTACAAAAAACCAACAAAAAGTGATTTTGTTCTGGTACCCAAAAGATTTTACTTTTGTTTGCCCGACTGAGCTTCACGCATTTCAAGAAGCTTTAGGTGAGTTTGAAAAAAGAAACACTAAAGTAATCGGTGCTTCTTGTGATACCAACGAAGTACACTTTGCTTGGTTGAACGTTTCAAAAGACAACGGTGGTATTGAAGGAGTTACTTATCCGCTTTTAGCTGATACTCACAGACAATTGGCAAATTTATTAGACATTGTAGATCAGGATCTTGATTACAATGAAGAAGGTGAAGAAGTTTTCACTGGTTCAAACGTAACGTACAGAGCAACTTATTTGATCGACGAAACAGGAAAAGTATTCCACGAGTCGGTAAATGATATGCCTTTGGGAAGAAATGTAAAAGAATATTTAAGATTAATCGATGCTTACACTCACGTTCAGAAGCATGGTGAAGTTTGTCCTGCAAACTGGGAAGAAGGTAAAGACGCTATGAAAGCTGACAGAACTTCTACTGCTGAATATTTAGCAAAGAACTAA
- a CDS encoding thioredoxin family protein: MYTELTEDTLQNIVNENEKVVVQYGATWCGNCRIMKPKFKKLAAENDAIPFLYVDAEKLPESRKLAKVDNLPTFAIFKNGELVNQVQSNQAESLINLFNEL, encoded by the coding sequence ATGTATACAGAATTAACAGAAGACACATTACAAAATATAGTTAACGAAAACGAAAAAGTAGTGGTACAATACGGCGCAACATGGTGCGGAAACTGCAGAATTATGAAGCCTAAATTCAAAAAACTGGCAGCTGAGAATGACGCAATTCCTTTTCTATATGTAGATGCAGAAAAATTACCGGAAAGCAGAAAATTAGCAAAAGTTGACAACTTGCCTACGTTTGCGATTTTCAAAAACGGTGAATTGGTGAACCAGGTACAGTCTAACCAGGCCGAAAGTTTAATTAACCTTTTTAATGAATTGTAA
- a CDS encoding DUF6952 family protein, which translates to MKLPIIRQFYQNQTPENLEKTLEVLESFTEFRGTTEEDMNIAGELITNICGALEVHANVQNGMSEKDALNSFAQKVLGSIDK; encoded by the coding sequence ATGAAATTACCAATAATCAGACAGTTTTATCAAAACCAAACTCCGGAAAATTTAGAAAAAACTTTAGAGGTTTTAGAATCTTTCACAGAGTTTAGAGGAACTACGGAAGAAGATATGAACATTGCAGGTGAATTGATTACCAACATTTGTGGAGCTTTGGAAGTTCATGCAAACGTACAAAACGGAATGAGTGAAAAAGATGCTTTAAATTCTTTTGCTCAAAAAGTTTTAGGATCAATTGACAAATAA